TAAAACCCTCCTTAGAATCGAGAATGATTGTTTTTTAATACTCTGTAACTGATTGCACCTGATAACCCGCCGGCCTATCGGGCAGGTTTTGAAGCACCTGTGAGCTCCAACAGATATCGGCGTTTCCGTTGATTTTGAAATCGACGGACTGACACAATAACGATCCCCAAATATGCACCCCTTGGCCACCACCGGTGATATCGACCGAGACCTCGCCCAAAACGATAATTAATCCCGAATATTCGAATTGACCGGAAATATGGAGGTTTCCGGTAACCACCAGGACACCTGCACCGAGGGTTCCTCCAGGCCCTTGTCCTCCTCCCTCCTCATTGACAGTTCCAGCTCCAAGGCACCACGGACATACCTGCGTACCCGGCCCACCACATACGTTGCAAATTCGAGAGGGACCCACCCCTCCACTTCCACCGCAAGTCGGGCACGGAGTATATCCCAAACCGACACAGTCCGGACATATTATACTACCCGAACCACCGCAGGTTGGACATCCCGATGTTGGATCGACGCCTGTTCCTCCGCAGAAGGGGCAAGACACACCGCCAGTACCGCTACAATCCGGGCATAAACCTGTTCCCGGCGGATCGTTTTTTCCGCCGGTTCCACATCGGTAACACGACCACCAAACCAGACCGGCTGTTTTTGAAATACCGGTTCCGTGACAGATCGGGCAATCTCCCGTTCCGGCGCATATCGCACAACCATATATACCGGTACCTAAACAGCTATCGCACATAATTGCAGTTCCGCCGGTTCCGGCGCAATCCGGGCAAACGAGATACCCCAGACTATCGCAGGTCGCGCATCCAATGAGACCGGTTCCGTTGCAATCGGGACATGCTTCTGATTGCCATTCGTAACCCGTGCCGTCGCAACCCCAGCATGTGACCACGCCGGTGCCGTTGCAGTTTGGACATGGGTATTGGCTACTCCCACCGGAGGGAACATGACCGCCTCCGGCAACAGTAAAATCACCGTCGAGATAGCTAACTTTATAATCATTCGGAAACGCCCCGGCAACCCAGCCTATTGTATCTGCAAGCTCGCCGTTTGGACCGGCGTATGCCGCCGCGAGTGCCTCGAGATCTAAAGTGTCATGTTGGGGATTCACCGATCCTTCGATAACATTGCCAAAATCGTCGACTGTAAAGACTTGATCTGCCCGCATACCAATAGCATCGACAATGCTCGATGAATCGTGGATAGTGGAGACTGCGGCTCTGTGCTCTCCCGGAGGAACGGGGATATTATAGATTGCGTCGCCCCATTGGTGGTCGCCACCCTGAACAGTAAAAACATTACCGGGAAAAGCGGGCTCCTCCGCCTCGATATACAGCGGGCCGGGGATATCGCCATAGCCGAGAACAGCGTATTTGATGCGGTATTCGAGTCTTCGAACACCATTGCGCGAAACGCCTATCGAGCGAATTATTCGTTCATCCGACGAAAGCCATGTTACATCGGATGAATCCAAGATTTCAACTGAGAAAGAGCCGCCATTGGTGGGCTCATCGGTGTATATAATACCGTGGATCTGATCGTTATTGTTTAGGGAATCTATTGCCATCATTGCCCCTGATTCGGCAACATAAAAGGCTCGTTTGCGATGCCGTTCGTTGGATGATATTTTATTGTTGTAATGGCTCGCTGCAAGCACTAAAAAAGCAATAATGGATATAATGACGACGACCATCAGCAAGATTAGCATAACGCTCCCGCGAATTTCGCCCAATTTTACCCTTATTTTCCGCATAATATCACCAGCTTCATCCATTTTCTTTTTCGGCTTTTTCCCTACGCATCTTTTGAATGCGCTCTAATTTCGCTTTTTCGTCCGAATCGAGGTTTTCTAGGGCTTTCGCCGGATTTTTTATCTTTTCGAGAGCGGCCTTTCTTCTTTCTTCAATCACATTTGCATTTAGCCTAGCGATTTCCGAGTTTGCCATTTTTGGTTTGCGCTCATCTGGGAAAAGATATGATTCTTTTTGTTGAGGTAATTGTTTTGGGAAATTAGAGGTTAATTTTGCGAGCTGCTCTCCTGTGAGTTCGCCTTCAGATTGTTTTTCTGCTTCTTCAATCAACCTCCCTGTATATTTGACTTCCTCAGTTTTACCTGTTCGGAATATCAGAATAACAATTATAATAAAACACGTTATCGAAATAATCCCAAGTATCACATTCTTATTTTTACCGCGCAAAATGCCCCCTATCTTTTATCGAGCGCGATGTTAAGTATCACAGCTTGAGTGTTCAGCCTCGAACGCCTGTAATTATCGTTGTATATTGAATCTGTGTATTCTCTGTCCTTAATACTAGATCGAGACTGAACATCTAGATTGACAGCATAAATGAAGTCCATAGAATCAGGCGAGAAAGTATCCATGTCTGTCGTGTCAATTCGTGTTTCATAGGTGATTTGAATATCATCTATATTTTCCACTAAACGAATGATATTGGAGTCATTATTATATCTAACACCGAAGTATCTTAAAGTATCGGTTCCATTGATATCATAGGCCACTTTGTATGTATATTCATTGAATGAACTAACCCGGCTTTCTTTAGGCATATATCTGTCGAGTGAATCCTGTAATGTAAAATAAATAAACTTACTGCCGGAAAACATAAATTTAATGAAGGTATCAACCGTTGCCCAACATGTATCCACTTCTTCGGCCAAAGG
This genomic stretch from bacterium harbors:
- a CDS encoding prepilin-type N-terminal cleavage/methylation domain-containing protein, which gives rise to MHIHINKNGVTLIELMIAMLIAAIIMASLIGILSGQRKGYISQQARAEAEESVTRVHGELMDRIRMAGYMIPDGYNAITPYSATSGPDSIKIVGNYDNFTSLTFLNTPKYSENFFAKDAPNFKYTPGMRVMLISPLAEEVDTCWATVDTFIKFMFSGSKFIYFTLQDSLDRYMPKESRVSSFNEYTYKVAYDINGTDTLRYFGVRYNNDSNIIRLVENIDDIQITYETRIDTTDMDTFSPDSMDFIYAVNLDVQSRSSIKDREYTDSIYNDNYRRSRLNTQAVILNIALDKR